In Helianthus annuus cultivar XRQ/B chromosome 8, HanXRQr2.0-SUNRISE, whole genome shotgun sequence, a single genomic region encodes these proteins:
- the LOC110873471 gene encoding cysteine-rich repeat secretory protein 55 — protein MAFSHYYLLIFALCILYVESADDPSAQLCNENSNITTPEITKNIDSLLTKLVQATSQSGYSATTFGTDQTQVFGLAQCRGDVPNDECTSCIQNAAKEIKTLCPNRVDARLWYEYCFIRYNTKNFFGKVDTGYGVLYANVENVTDPETFNEALGALMYRTNLLAAAPGSKGVGTGETKLSDFVTLYALSQCTRDLSPLLCRQCLAIALGQTFCANKKGCRVIYSSCNIRYELYPFFFPLDEKLALESSSITHYMSLVRKP, from the coding sequence ATGGCTTTTTCCCACTATTATCTCCTTATCTTTGCATTGTGCATTCTCTACGTAGAATCAGCTGATGACCCTTCAGCACAACTTTGCAACGAAAATTCAAACATCACCACCCCTGAAATAACCAAAAACATAGATTCACTTCTAACCAAACTAGTCCAAGCCACCTCCCAATCGGGCTATAGTGCAACCACCTTCGGCACAGACCAAACCCAAGTCTTTGGTTTAGCCCAATGCCGAGGAGACGTGCCTAACGATGAGTGCACATCTTGCATCCAAAACGCGGCAAAAGAAATAAAAACATTATGTCCAAACCGCGTTGACGCTAGGCTATGGTATGAGTATTGTTTTATAAGGTACAACACCAAAAACTTTTTTGGTAAAGTTGACACGGGGTATGGAGTGCTTTACGCTAACGTTGAAAATGTGACTGACCCCGAAACATTTAATGAGGCGCTTGGGGCGCTTATGTATCGGACAAATTTGTTAGCTGCTGCGCCAGGTAGCAAAGGGGTCGGGACAGGGGAGACTAAGCTGTCGGATTTCGTGACGCTTTATGCATTGTCTCAATGTACAAGAGACTTGTCACCACTTTTGTGTAGACAATGTTTAGCCATTGCTCTTGGTCAGACTTTCTGTGCCAACAAGAAAGGGTGTAGAGTTATATATAGTAGTTGTAATATTAGATATGAATTGTATCCATTTTTCTTTCCGCTTGATGAGAAGTTGGCTCTTGAAAGCTCTTCGATCACACATTACATGTCGCTAGTTAGAAAACCTTAG